Proteins encoded in a region of the Synergistota bacterium genome:
- a CDS encoding SDR family oxidoreductase, which yields MFELKGMVSLVTGGSRGIGRALAEGLAEAGSDIVLVSRTQEEVEKVALEIWEKYRVKSVSHVCDVSNLESVKRMINWVEKHYGKLDVVVNAAGINKRYPAQEFPVEDFKEIIEVNLFGVFYVCKEAFNLLRRSSNPSIINVCSLTVTEVTVPNICAYAASKGAVASLTKALAKEWGAYGIRVNAIAPGWYETKMTEAVFKDKERLEHMVKRIPLGRFGVLEDLKGVAAFLASKEARYITGQIIFVDGGWTAA from the coding sequence ATGTTCGAGCTTAAAGGGATGGTCTCTCTTGTTACAGGTGGCTCAAGAGGTATAGGTAGAGCGCTCGCTGAGGGTTTAGCTGAGGCTGGAAGCGATATAGTATTGGTTAGTAGAACTCAGGAAGAGGTTGAAAAGGTAGCGCTTGAGATCTGGGAAAAATATAGGGTTAAATCGGTAAGCCATGTATGTGACGTTTCCAACCTTGAGAGCGTAAAGAGGATGATTAACTGGGTGGAAAAGCACTATGGAAAGCTTGATGTGGTAGTAAATGCGGCCGGCATAAATAAAAGATACCCTGCTCAAGAGTTTCCAGTTGAGGATTTTAAGGAAATCATAGAGGTTAATCTCTTTGGAGTGTTTTACGTTTGTAAGGAGGCTTTTAATCTTCTAAGGAGATCCTCTAATCCATCGATAATTAACGTCTGCTCGCTTACGGTTACGGAAGTAACCGTACCTAATATATGTGCCTACGCTGCCTCAAAAGGGGCTGTTGCCTCTCTTACCAAAGCCCTTGCTAAAGAGTGGGGGGCTTATGGTATAAGGGTGAATGCTATTGCACCCGGCTGGTATGAGACGAAGATGACAGAGGCCGTCTTTAAAGATAAAGAGAGATTAGAGCATATGGTTAAAAGGATCCCCTTGGGTAGGTTCGGTGTCCTGGAGGATCTAAAAGGGGTTGCTGCTTTCCTTGCCTCTAAGGAGGCTCGTTATATAACAGGTCAAATAATATTCGTTGACGGAGGTTGGACCGCTGCTTGA